The Agromyces atrinae genome window below encodes:
- a CDS encoding response regulator, protein MADIMTEANDSPIRVVIVDDDALVRKGLVLLLGADPGIRVVGEAVDGLDAEAVIARGRPDVVLMDIRMPRCDGIAATAREIAARPNLAVLVLTTFDADDDVVRALQAGARGYLLKDSAPTDLVAAVRAAAAGTPTLAPAVLERVIRLAAHSTRPRSDDERRALDSLTAREREVADAVARGLSNAEIAADLYLTIATVKSHVGRVMAKLDANSRVQVAVIVNGARPTG, encoded by the coding sequence GTGGCCGACATCATGACCGAGGCGAACGACTCCCCGATCCGCGTCGTCATCGTCGACGACGACGCCCTCGTCCGCAAGGGCCTCGTGCTCCTGCTCGGCGCGGATCCCGGCATCCGGGTGGTCGGCGAAGCCGTCGACGGGCTGGACGCCGAGGCCGTCATCGCCCGCGGCCGACCCGACGTCGTGCTCATGGACATCCGCATGCCGCGCTGCGACGGCATCGCGGCGACCGCGCGGGAGATCGCCGCCCGCCCGAACCTCGCCGTGCTCGTGCTCACGACGTTCGACGCGGACGACGACGTGGTGCGGGCCCTGCAGGCCGGAGCCCGCGGGTACCTCCTGAAGGACAGTGCCCCGACCGACCTCGTCGCCGCGGTGCGCGCGGCAGCCGCGGGCACGCCGACGCTCGCCCCCGCGGTGCTCGAACGCGTCATCCGCCTCGCCGCGCACTCGACTCGCCCGCGGTCCGACGACGAGCGGCGCGCCCTCGACTCGCTCACCGCTCGCGAACGCGAGGTCGCCGATGCCGTGGCCCGCGGGCTGTCGAACGCCGAGATCGCCGCGGACCTCTACCTGACGATCGCGACGGTCAAGTCGCACGTCGGCCGCGTCATGGCGAAGCTCGACGCGAACAGTCGCGTTCAGGTCGCGGTCATCGTGAACGGCGCGCGACCGACTGGATAG
- a CDS encoding hydroxyacid dehydrogenase: protein MRAALAMDAHLPERFFTPNARAALATQLELAGDAAPTVAAALRSDLEVLITGWGVQALTRDDLDAMPKLRAIIHAGGGIGWIDGAAWERGILVASAADANAIPVAEYTFAMILLAAKDVPWVSRRYVQEQSDIDREADYPSIGAYGTSVGIVGASRVGSRVLASLATTAFETSLFDPYCSAERAAELGARKVDDLVEVASASRILSVHAPATDATQGLISREVLAALPDGATLINTARGALVDQDALVDELRSGRLRAILDVTTPEVLHSGHPLYELPNVVITPHLSGSAGNELFRLGDAVAENVARLAAGQSLVGAVSAADRARQV, encoded by the coding sequence ATGCGCGCCGCTCTCGCGATGGATGCTCATCTGCCCGAGCGCTTCTTCACACCGAACGCCCGGGCCGCGCTCGCCACGCAGCTCGAACTCGCCGGTGACGCTGCGCCGACGGTCGCCGCGGCTCTGCGTTCCGACCTCGAGGTGCTCATCACCGGCTGGGGGGTGCAGGCCCTCACCCGCGACGACCTCGATGCGATGCCGAAGCTCCGCGCGATCATCCACGCGGGCGGCGGCATCGGCTGGATCGACGGCGCGGCGTGGGAGCGCGGCATCCTCGTCGCGTCGGCCGCCGACGCCAACGCGATCCCCGTCGCCGAGTACACGTTCGCGATGATCCTCCTCGCCGCGAAGGACGTGCCGTGGGTGTCGCGCCGCTACGTGCAGGAGCAGAGTGACATCGATCGCGAGGCCGACTACCCGTCGATCGGCGCCTACGGCACGAGCGTCGGCATCGTCGGCGCGTCGCGCGTCGGCAGCCGCGTGCTCGCCTCGCTCGCGACGACGGCGTTCGAGACGAGCCTGTTCGACCCGTACTGCTCCGCCGAGCGCGCGGCCGAACTCGGTGCGCGGAAAGTCGACGACCTCGTCGAGGTCGCGTCCGCGAGCCGCATCCTCTCGGTGCATGCGCCGGCGACGGATGCCACGCAGGGCCTCATCTCGCGGGAGGTGCTCGCCGCGCTGCCCGACGGCGCGACGCTCATCAACACCGCGCGCGGGGCGCTCGTCGACCAGGATGCCCTCGTCGACGAGCTGCGCTCGGGGCGGCTGCGCGCGATCCTCGACGTCACGACTCCCGAGGTGCTGCACTCCGGTCATCCGCTCTACGAGCTGCCGAACGTCGTGATCACGCCGCACCTCTCGGGCTCGGCCGGCAACGAGCTGTTCCGCCTCGGTGACGCCGTCGCCGAGAACGTCGCCCGTCTCGCGGCGGGTCAGTCGCTCGTCGGCGCCGTGAGCGCTGCCGATCGCGCGCGTCAGGTGTGA
- a CDS encoding Dps family protein, producing the protein MAETTKRNARGGTGAKETRRQNAERGFTASKSLADNLQKVLVDLLELQMQGKQAHWNVVGTNFRDTHRQLDDIIDSTREFSDTVAERMRALHAVPDGRSDTVAETTTLSEYPQGEIDTSETVDLITDRLEATVGTIRDVHDAVDEEDPTSADILHAVIEQLEQYAWMVSAENRTPARAKS; encoded by the coding sequence ATGGCTGAGACGACGAAGAGGAACGCCCGCGGCGGAACGGGCGCGAAAGAGACCCGGCGCCAGAACGCCGAACGCGGCTTCACGGCCTCGAAGAGCCTCGCCGACAACCTCCAGAAGGTGCTCGTCGACCTCCTCGAGCTGCAGATGCAGGGCAAGCAGGCGCACTGGAACGTCGTGGGCACGAACTTCCGCGACACGCACCGTCAGCTCGACGACATCATCGACTCGACGCGCGAGTTCAGCGACACCGTCGCCGAGCGCATGCGCGCCCTGCACGCGGTGCCCGACGGGCGCAGCGACACCGTCGCAGAGACGACGACCCTGTCGGAGTACCCGCAGGGCGAGATCGACACGAGCGAGACCGTCGACCTCATCACCGATCGCCTCGAAGCGACGGTCGGCACGATCCGCGACGTGCACGACGCCGTCGACGAGGAGGACCCGACGAGCGCCGACATCCTGCACGCCGTCATCGAACAGCTCGAGCAGTACGCCTGGATGGTCAGCGCCGAGAACCGCACCCCGGCGCGCGCGAAGAGCTGA
- a CDS encoding sensor histidine kinase, translating to MSALLDTRDTGATPTPPRPPGAAHPPRRVGQRVWGEVWRLLASLLLGALLLVVSFGLSIDAGADDSDLRLGGTLVADVAMGLVALALLPFRRLAPLPIAVILGLAGGFSAFAAPAAFLVLVSISTRRRWFEIGMTVAAWLTSLTLVEIFGLHFMLSPSSPGDALLALLVGAVLVFAGVAIGVSIGNRRELVASLRERANLVVEEQNLRIAHAREHERTLIAREMHDVLGHRLSLIAMHSGVLRYRTDLDAADRADTVAIVHDTTRLALGDLREVLGVLRSPGDSFDPPANAPQPSLDDVASLVHAEPLATLTITAETLEIPATVGRHAYRIVQECLTNARKHAPGQPVTVDIIGTAGESLTIVVRNTLAPGGSTVDESGGGFGLVGIDERARSLGGTASVETHAGAHTVTVTLPWPTS from the coding sequence ATGAGCGCACTCCTCGACACCCGTGACACCGGCGCGACGCCGACGCCGCCGCGTCCGCCGGGCGCGGCTCACCCTCCGCGCCGAGTGGGACAACGCGTGTGGGGCGAGGTCTGGCGCCTGCTCGCCTCTCTCCTCCTCGGCGCGCTGCTGCTCGTCGTGAGCTTCGGCCTGAGCATCGATGCGGGGGCGGATGACAGCGACCTACGTCTCGGCGGCACCCTCGTCGCCGACGTCGCGATGGGCCTCGTGGCGCTCGCACTCCTGCCTTTCCGGCGCCTCGCACCGCTTCCGATCGCCGTGATCCTCGGCCTCGCCGGTGGGTTCTCGGCCTTCGCCGCTCCCGCCGCCTTCCTCGTGCTCGTCTCGATCTCGACGCGGCGCCGCTGGTTCGAGATCGGGATGACGGTCGCGGCGTGGCTCACGAGCCTCACCCTCGTCGAGATCTTCGGCCTGCACTTCATGCTCAGCCCGTCGAGCCCGGGCGACGCCCTGCTCGCGCTGCTCGTCGGCGCGGTGCTCGTCTTCGCGGGAGTCGCCATCGGCGTCTCGATCGGCAATCGACGCGAGCTCGTCGCCTCGCTCCGGGAACGCGCGAACCTCGTGGTCGAGGAGCAGAACCTGCGTATCGCCCACGCTCGCGAGCACGAACGCACCCTCATCGCCCGCGAGATGCACGACGTGCTCGGCCACCGACTCTCGCTCATCGCGATGCACTCGGGCGTGCTGCGCTATCGCACCGACCTCGATGCCGCCGACCGCGCCGACACCGTGGCCATCGTGCACGACACCACGCGGCTCGCGCTCGGCGACCTCCGCGAGGTGCTCGGCGTACTGCGTTCACCCGGCGACTCCTTCGATCCGCCGGCGAACGCACCGCAGCCCTCGCTCGACGACGTCGCCTCCCTCGTGCACGCCGAGCCTCTCGCGACCCTGACCATCACCGCCGAGACGCTCGAGATCCCCGCGACGGTCGGCCGCCACGCCTATCGGATCGTGCAGGAGTGCCTCACGAACGCGAGGAAGCACGCGCCGGGCCAGCCCGTCACGGTCGACATCATCGGCACGGCGGGCGAGTCCCTGACGATCGTGGTGCGGAACACCCTCGCCCCCGGCGGGTCGACGGTCGACGAATCGGGCGGCGGCTTCGGTCTCGTGGGGATCGACGAACGAGCGCGTTCACTCGGAGGGACGGCATCGGTCGAGACGCACGCCGGAGCGCACACCGTCACCGTGACACTGCCGTGGCCGACATCATGA
- a CDS encoding acyl-CoA dehydrogenase has translation MTSMTRPVSLGATPRALPALPTDLPRTEIADLLSWAVDYSHQAELDTHAARWEALATVAAADVTAARVLEPHLDALEILRQAGALAGNDPSTHAPALEALEAVDADETSSWGVFAAEGPGLRVVASDSEEGWTLSGEKPWCSLARRLSHALVTAHTSDTTRRLFAVNLRGPGIAAHHGPWVSRGLTDVVSAPVTFTAAAAIPIGDDSWYLDRPGFAWGGIGVAACWWGGAIGIARTLADSFDTREPDQLALAHLGAIDAALDGARTSLVAAARIADGEESTDIPPSIIARRVRAVTVDAVERTLRGVRHALGPAPLTTDRDYARRVADLEIYVRQHHAERDDAALGRAVHEHGVAPW, from the coding sequence ATGACATCGATGACTCGACCTGTGAGTCTGGGTGCGACTCCGCGAGCGCTTCCCGCGCTCCCCACCGACCTTCCCCGCACCGAAATCGCCGACCTCCTGTCGTGGGCCGTCGACTACTCCCACCAAGCTGAACTCGACACCCACGCCGCACGCTGGGAGGCCCTCGCCACGGTCGCCGCGGCCGACGTCACCGCCGCCCGCGTGCTCGAACCGCACCTCGACGCGCTCGAGATCCTCCGGCAGGCGGGTGCACTCGCCGGCAACGACCCCAGCACCCACGCCCCCGCACTCGAAGCCCTCGAAGCGGTCGACGCCGACGAGACATCCTCCTGGGGGGTCTTCGCGGCCGAAGGCCCCGGACTCCGCGTCGTCGCATCCGACTCGGAAGAGGGCTGGACACTCTCCGGAGAGAAGCCCTGGTGCTCCCTCGCCCGTCGCCTGTCGCACGCTCTCGTCACGGCCCACACGTCCGACACCACACGCCGTCTCTTCGCGGTCAACCTCCGCGGCCCCGGAATCGCGGCGCATCACGGCCCGTGGGTCTCCCGCGGACTCACCGACGTCGTGAGCGCCCCCGTCACGTTCACGGCCGCCGCCGCGATCCCCATCGGCGACGACAGCTGGTACCTCGACCGCCCGGGCTTCGCGTGGGGCGGCATCGGCGTCGCCGCGTGCTGGTGGGGCGGAGCGATCGGCATCGCGCGCACCCTCGCCGACTCCTTCGACACCCGGGAACCCGACCAACTGGCTCTCGCCCACCTGGGCGCGATCGACGCCGCGCTCGACGGTGCGCGCACCTCGCTCGTCGCCGCAGCTCGCATCGCCGACGGTGAGGAGAGCACCGACATCCCGCCGTCGATCATCGCCCGCCGGGTGCGTGCGGTGACGGTGGATGCCGTCGAGCGAACGCTCCGCGGAGTCCGGCACGCCCTCGGCCCGGCGCCCCTCACGACCGATCGAGACTACGCGCGACGCGTCGCCGACCTCGAGATCTATGTGCGGCAGCACCACGCCGAACGTGATGACGCCGCACTCGGCCGGGCCGTCCACGAGCACGGCGTCGCTCCATGGTGA
- a CDS encoding HNH endonuclease signature motif containing protein, with product MAITAPAAALCGIDEALTALVAEWDGALVGVVRGAVSGSGAGAGAGAGAVSMDVRSMSDAGLVRVNDAIASARRTLATVHARIAAELAERSTTVGEENIAKTQGFASVERLIAHSTGDGFSAASRLVSVGRATAPRASFTGEVLPARYPHIAAALDAGTISIDAAAAITSFLDSVRVKATPNDLDDAERFLIDRAPHVGVDGLTRLTKRLTAHLDPDGVKPREDELRAGRNLHIWEDHRGYIRMKGALDPATGAPIKIAIDALVTAELHRTRGTWTPTPDHTTPDSTTPDSTTRGTARPTPDPATAETRSIPQLNADALADIARLALGSADSPPALRTTTVVARIHLDDLLERASASDSGDGAHAAAAAAASGTASTSGTASNSGTASNSGTASNSGTASNSGTASNSGTASNSGTASNSGTASNSGTASNSGTASNSASGSASGSGFRSGFERTSTPTGWGTIDGIDHPVSAATIRQLAAAAGVIPMILGGPSEVLDLGRTTRLFTTAQKLALTERDGGCAFPGCTRPPGYTQTHHIHWWKRDTGPTDLTNGILLCAFHHHRIHDDGWTITIHNNHTWFTPPPHIDPTQTPRPGNTNPTLNPPTPTPAPAPAPKPAPAPALALAPAPAPAPPHAPEPARTPEPAPPLTPPRPSRHESPPRPVDDTPTRPRHGTATRPPQDTPTRTHNDTATHPSQPPHDPASRNGNGTSARPLRPPRDAPPPRPDYASVG from the coding sequence ATGGCCATCACCGCTCCCGCTGCCGCTCTCTGCGGCATTGACGAGGCGCTCACCGCGCTCGTCGCGGAGTGGGACGGTGCGCTCGTCGGGGTCGTGCGCGGTGCTGTCTCGGGTTCGGGCGCGGGCGCGGGCGCGGGTGCTGGTGCGGTGTCGATGGATGTGCGGTCGATGAGCGACGCCGGGCTGGTGCGGGTCAACGACGCGATCGCGTCAGCACGGCGCACCCTGGCGACGGTGCATGCACGGATCGCAGCCGAGCTCGCCGAACGCTCCACGACAGTGGGCGAGGAGAACATCGCGAAGACGCAGGGGTTCGCCTCGGTCGAACGGTTGATCGCGCACTCCACCGGCGACGGGTTCTCCGCCGCGAGTCGCCTCGTCTCCGTGGGGCGCGCGACCGCCCCCCGTGCCTCGTTCACCGGCGAAGTGTTGCCCGCCCGCTACCCGCACATCGCGGCCGCGCTCGACGCGGGCACGATCAGCATCGACGCGGCCGCCGCGATCACCAGCTTCCTCGACAGCGTCCGGGTGAAGGCCACCCCGAACGATCTCGACGACGCCGAACGATTCCTCATCGACCGCGCCCCGCACGTCGGCGTCGACGGCCTCACCCGCCTCACGAAACGACTCACCGCGCACCTCGACCCCGACGGAGTGAAACCCCGCGAAGACGAACTCCGCGCCGGCCGCAACCTCCACATCTGGGAAGACCACCGCGGCTATATCCGCATGAAAGGCGCCCTCGACCCCGCCACCGGCGCCCCGATCAAGATCGCCATCGACGCCCTCGTCACCGCCGAACTCCACCGCACCCGCGGCACCTGGACACCCACACCCGACCACACCACGCCCGACAGCACCACGCCCGACAGCACCACGCGCGGCACCGCCCGCCCCACACCCGACCCCGCGACTGCCGAGACCCGGTCGATCCCGCAACTCAACGCCGACGCCCTCGCCGACATCGCCCGCCTCGCCCTCGGCTCGGCCGACTCCCCGCCCGCACTCCGCACCACCACCGTCGTCGCCCGTATCCACCTCGACGACCTCCTCGAACGCGCCAGCGCCTCAGACTCCGGCGACGGTGCACACGCCGCCGCCGCCGCCGCCGCCTCCGGCACTGCCTCGACCTCCGGCACTGCCTCGAACTCCGGCACTGCCTCGAACTCCGGCACTGCCTCGAACTCGGGCACTGCCTCGAACTCGGGCACTGCCTCGAACTCGGGCACTGCCTCGAACTCGGGCACTGCCTCGAACTCGGGCACTGCCTCGAACTCGGGCACTGCCTCGAACTCGGGCACTGCCTCGAACTCCGCCTCTGGCTCCGCCTCTGGCTCTGGCTTCCGGTCCGGGTTTGAACGCACCAGCACGCCCACCGGGTGGGGCACGATCGACGGCATCGACCACCCCGTCAGCGCCGCCACGATCCGTCAACTCGCCGCGGCCGCGGGCGTCATCCCGATGATCCTCGGCGGCCCCAGCGAAGTCCTCGACCTCGGACGCACCACCCGACTCTTCACCACCGCACAAAAACTCGCCCTCACCGAACGCGACGGCGGCTGCGCCTTCCCCGGATGCACCCGACCACCCGGCTACACCCAAACACACCACATCCACTGGTGGAAACGCGACACCGGCCCCACCGACCTCACCAACGGCATCCTCCTCTGCGCCTTCCACCACCACCGCATCCACGACGACGGCTGGACCATCACCATCCACAACAACCACACCTGGTTCACCCCACCCCCACACATCGACCCCACCCAAACACCACGCCCCGGCAACACCAACCCCACACTCAACCCACCCACGCCCACGCCCGCACCCGCGCCTGCACCTAAACCCGCGCCCGCACCCGCACTCGCACTCGCACCCGCACCCGCGCCTGCACCCCCGCACGCGCCTGAACCCGCGCGCACACCCGAACCCGCGCCACCCCTCACGCCACCCCGCCCGTCCCGGCACGAATCACCACCACGACCAGTCGACGACACCCCGACACGCCCCCGGCACGGCACCGCTACGCGTCCACCGCAGGACACCCCGACGCGCACCCACAACGACACCGCAACGCACCCCTCGCAGCCACCGCACGACCCCGCGTCGCGCAACGGAAACGGCACGTCCGCCCGCCCACTCCGACCACCGCGTGACGCGCCACCGCCGCGGCCCGACTACGCGTCCGTCGGCTGA
- a CDS encoding family 43 glycosylhydrolase: MTGVIRPGEVIVDEAGAIAQLHGIGVQRVGDRFYAWGENKAAGSTFTAVSCYSSTDLATWRFEGEALTAGEGDLAADRIVERPKVLEHPDGHFVMFLHIDSADYADARVGFAVADAPAGPYRYLGSERPLGNLSRDIGVYQEDGVGYLLSEDRVNGLHLYRLAPDYLSVEAIVATTLKDDGSHGYESPTLIREGGLYYLFGSDLTGWAMNDNMVSTATDLAGPWSPWAGIAPAGSATFESQMSVVVPVDGGHVYIGDRWTPDDLRTSPAVWLPIEIGDGVATLRWRDEWTIADLRGAAAPGDDA, translated from the coding sequence ATGACGGGCGTCATCCGCCCGGGCGAGGTCATCGTCGACGAGGCCGGCGCGATCGCCCAACTGCACGGCATCGGTGTGCAGCGGGTCGGCGACCGTTTCTACGCGTGGGGCGAGAACAAGGCGGCGGGCTCGACCTTCACGGCGGTCAGCTGCTACTCGTCGACCGACCTCGCGACGTGGCGGTTCGAGGGCGAGGCGCTCACCGCTGGGGAGGGCGACCTCGCCGCCGATCGCATCGTCGAGCGGCCGAAGGTGCTCGAGCACCCCGACGGACACTTCGTGATGTTCCTGCACATCGATTCGGCCGACTACGCCGACGCGCGTGTGGGCTTCGCGGTCGCCGATGCGCCCGCCGGGCCGTACCGCTACCTCGGCAGCGAACGCCCGCTCGGCAACCTCAGCCGCGACATCGGCGTCTACCAGGAGGACGGCGTCGGCTACCTCCTCTCGGAGGACCGCGTCAACGGCCTGCACCTCTACCGGCTCGCGCCCGACTACCTCTCGGTCGAGGCGATCGTCGCGACGACCCTGAAGGATGACGGTTCGCACGGCTACGAGTCGCCGACCCTCATCCGCGAGGGCGGCCTCTACTATCTGTTCGGCTCCGACCTCACCGGCTGGGCGATGAACGACAACATGGTCTCGACGGCGACGGATCTTGCCGGGCCGTGGTCGCCGTGGGCGGGCATCGCGCCCGCCGGGTCGGCGACCTTCGAGTCGCAGATGAGCGTCGTCGTGCCCGTCGACGGCGGCCACGTCTACATCGGCGACCGCTGGACCCCCGACGACCTCCGCACCTCGCCCGCCGTCTGGCTGCCGATCGAGATCGGCGACGGGGTCGCGACGCTGCGCTGGCGTGATGAGTGGACGATCGCCGATCTGCGGGGCGCGGCCGCGCCAGGGGATGACGCATGA
- a CDS encoding AI-2E family transporter, translating to MWRNSDKRTDEAIDRRPEPKRVVVSGVQPFQFGLVGALGVMVALLIGSVLGQLSTVLVYIGLALFLSLGLDPIVSLIERKLPRPAAIAIVVGGVILAFAGIVLAIVPVLVEQATNLITDLPDMVKDAQASQWYHDLEAQYGSTIQDAFGSVLSFVQDPGNLATIGGGVVAVGAGVAGGLTGVTIVLILTLYFMASLKNIKRMAARFVPAYRRPRFTELTDDVSGAVGRYVIGQVGLALINGILSLIFLSIIGAPLPALLALIAFIGSLIPMVGTLIGAIINTLICLFASPLTALVAGIYYLVYMQVEAYILSPRIMNKAVAVPGAIVVIAAVGGGTIGGVLGALVAIPVAASAIIIIQKVVFPAQDRKAVPPVGVHTGE from the coding sequence ATGTGGCGCAATTCAGACAAGCGCACCGACGAAGCGATCGACAGGCGCCCCGAGCCGAAGCGCGTGGTCGTCTCGGGCGTCCAGCCGTTCCAGTTCGGACTCGTCGGCGCCCTCGGCGTCATGGTCGCCCTCCTCATCGGCAGTGTGCTCGGGCAGCTCTCGACCGTGCTCGTCTACATCGGCCTCGCGCTGTTCCTCTCGCTCGGGCTCGACCCGATCGTGTCGCTCATCGAGCGGAAGCTCCCGCGACCGGCCGCCATCGCGATCGTCGTCGGCGGCGTCATCCTCGCGTTTGCGGGCATCGTGCTCGCGATCGTCCCCGTGCTCGTCGAACAGGCCACGAACCTCATCACCGACCTGCCCGACATGGTCAAGGACGCGCAGGCGAGCCAGTGGTACCACGACCTCGAGGCGCAGTACGGCTCGACGATCCAGGACGCCTTCGGCAGTGTGCTGAGCTTCGTGCAAGACCCGGGCAACCTCGCGACGATCGGCGGCGGAGTCGTCGCGGTCGGCGCGGGAGTCGCCGGCGGGCTCACCGGTGTCACGATCGTGCTCATCCTGACGCTGTACTTCATGGCGTCGCTCAAGAACATCAAGCGCATGGCCGCCCGCTTTGTGCCCGCGTACCGTCGCCCGCGCTTCACCGAGCTCACCGACGACGTGTCGGGCGCCGTCGGCCGTTATGTGATCGGGCAGGTGGGTCTCGCGCTCATCAACGGCATCCTGAGCCTCATCTTCCTCTCGATCATCGGGGCGCCGCTCCCCGCCCTGCTCGCGCTCATCGCGTTCATTGGCTCGCTCATCCCGATGGTCGGAACCCTCATCGGCGCAATCATCAACACCCTCATCTGTCTGTTCGCGTCGCCGCTGACCGCTCTCGTCGCCGGTATCTACTACCTCGTGTACATGCAGGTCGAGGCGTACATCCTGAGCCCGCGCATCATGAACAAGGCCGTGGCCGTGCCGGGCGCGATCGTCGTCATCGCAGCCGTCGGCGGCGGAACGATCGGCGGAGTGCTCGGCGCCCTCGTCGCCATCCCGGTCGCCGCGTCGGCGATCATCATCATCCAGAAGGTCGTCTTCCCCGCGCAGGACCGCAAGGCCGTCCCGCCCGTGGGTGTGCACACCGGCGAGTAG
- a CDS encoding family 43 glycosylhydrolase, giving the protein MTRDVQNPVRRGFMPDASVVRIGDGFLLANSSFEWMPAIPLHRSDNLVEWEPAGSFPAEFVDLRGVADSCGIWAPSLSTDGDRVWLVFSTVYTNDGGEKDIRTAISRSSDDGATWERPTRVPSTGFDPALFHEDGRVWLLNMKWDAAPERPSFGGITLQELDAATLAPRDTPRVILSTGTLIEGPGLEFRDGWYWLSVAEGGTGWEHGITMFRSHSIDGPYERDPIGSYLTTREAPEHWAQKAGHGEIVTLDDGERVLVHLGSRVLRRGDDRHGVLGRETFAENVELTDDGWPRLASGTTLPAERFTVPGSLPAPHGRAAEPEGWGGGSTPAWPWSTLRRPADRSWADLGARPGWLRLRGGDSLHSRFEQSLIARRVRELPTTLAVTLDAAPTDIAHAAGLVVWYDTSTYAALLVTIDESGARHVVLRSRDDGERPVDLASVALPPGDVTLRATVDEDGVRFACAADAGHVTPIGDAIDLARFTDDYRGRLRFTGPMIGVTAIDTVDGAWTADIGDVEFTETPHD; this is encoded by the coding sequence ATGACCCGCGACGTTCAGAATCCGGTCCGCCGCGGGTTCATGCCCGATGCCTCCGTCGTGCGGATCGGCGACGGCTTCCTGCTCGCGAACAGCTCGTTCGAGTGGATGCCGGCGATCCCGCTGCACCGCTCCGACAACCTCGTCGAGTGGGAACCCGCCGGCTCCTTCCCCGCCGAGTTCGTCGACCTGCGCGGCGTCGCCGACTCGTGCGGCATCTGGGCGCCCTCGCTCAGCACCGACGGCGATCGCGTGTGGCTCGTCTTCAGCACGGTGTACACGAACGACGGCGGCGAGAAGGACATCCGTACGGCGATCTCGCGTTCGAGCGACGACGGCGCGACGTGGGAACGCCCGACGCGCGTGCCCTCGACCGGGTTCGACCCCGCCCTCTTCCACGAGGATGGTCGCGTCTGGCTCCTGAACATGAAATGGGATGCCGCCCCCGAGCGCCCCTCGTTCGGCGGCATCACCCTGCAGGAGCTCGACGCGGCGACGCTCGCGCCCCGTGACACTCCCCGCGTCATCCTCTCGACCGGCACCCTCATCGAGGGCCCCGGCCTCGAGTTCCGCGACGGCTGGTACTGGCTCTCGGTCGCCGAGGGAGGCACGGGGTGGGAGCACGGCATCACGATGTTCCGCTCGCACTCGATCGACGGCCCCTACGAACGCGACCCGATCGGCAGCTACCTGACCACGCGTGAGGCGCCCGAACACTGGGCGCAGAAGGCCGGTCACGGCGAGATCGTCACGCTCGACGACGGCGAGCGCGTGCTCGTGCACCTCGGTAGTCGCGTGCTGCGCCGGGGCGACGACCGCCACGGAGTGCTCGGTCGCGAGACGTTCGCCGAGAACGTCGAGCTGACGGATGACGGCTGGCCGCGACTCGCGTCGGGCACGACGCTTCCCGCCGAACGGTTCACCGTTCCCGGTTCCCTTCCCGCTCCCCACGGGCGCGCGGCCGAGCCCGAGGGATGGGGCGGCGGCAGCACCCCGGCCTGGCCCTGGAGCACGCTGCGCCGGCCCGCCGATCGCTCGTGGGCCGACCTCGGCGCACGGCCGGGCTGGCTGCGCCTCCGCGGCGGCGACTCGCTGCACTCGCGCTTCGAGCAGAGCCTTATCGCGCGGCGCGTGCGCGAGCTGCCGACGACCCTCGCGGTCACGCTCGACGCCGCCCCGACCGACATCGCGCACGCCGCGGGCCTCGTCGTCTGGTACGACACGAGCACCTACGCCGCCCTGCTCGTGACGATCGACGAGTCGGGCGCGCGGCACGTCGTGCTGCGCTCACGGGATGACGGCGAGCGACCCGTCGACCTCGCCTCGGTCGCGCTGCCGCCGGGAGACGTCACACTGCGCGCGACCGTCGACGAGGACGGCGTGCGGTTCGCGTGCGCCGCGGACGCCGGGCACGTCACCCCGATCGGCGACGCCATCGACCTCGCCCGCTTCACCGACGACTACCGCGGGCGCCTGCGCTTCACGGGGCCGATGATCGGCGTGACGGCGATCGACACGGTCGACGGCGCGTGGACGGCCGACATCGGCGACGTCGAGTTCACCGAGACCCCGCACGACTGA